A segment of the Elaeis guineensis isolate ETL-2024a chromosome 6, EG11, whole genome shotgun sequence genome:
CCTTTTTCGACGAGCCAACGCAATAAGCAGTAACCGCCGTCCCATCCGTCATCTTGCTGTTAGGCACTTGCATTACACGTGTAGAACAGATGAAGGGTTATTTTCATGGGCTAACATAAACAAACAtgagataataaaatatttacgtcCTCTGATGTGGTGTCGAGTGATTTTGGGATATTGTGACATCCATGCAGGTGTATATTGCTCTGATCTCTTTCATAGGCCGGCAAGTTCGCTGTGGAGATTTTGCAAGCAACCTGGTCCAAtagaatttaatttgattggccGATGATATGTTACTTTTCTCTTGCATGTGGTGCAGATGTGAACATGGCTATGATGATTAGAATTGcacatataaaataagtatataaattttgaattatgcATTTTTAATGATTGGTATAGAGTTTAAGGATGAGTGCAATTTTGAAAAGGACTTGTTTATTGAAGTGAGCTCTCTTGATTCAAGGGAGAAAGTCTTTTTGTGGCTTAAATAACGGATGGTTTATGtacgatatataatttttattgttaatatatttttttatataaaaaatttatatattactaTCATTAAAAATTAGTCTGATTAGAATACTGCACAGATTGATCTGCTAGAGAGGTCGAATGATCAGTTGAATAGACTAGAGGgattgattgaagatcatgatgtgCCTTCAAGATGATAATGTGATAGCTAGGATGGCGATAGTTCCAATTTAAAGATTTCTGAGGTAGTGTCGAGAAGAAAAGACTATACTTAGGCCCTCGCATCAATACCGGATATGATTTGAAATAGCACAAAAATGAAGAAGTCCTCCATTCGAAGAGTATCCGATAGAGGATTCTTTTGACACCTAAGTTAAACAAACTCTCAAAGATTATGAAAGCGGCAAAGTGATGGCATAAATGCAGGCTTAAAAATACTTACTTAAAGGTTCTCCTGAGCATAGTTTATATAAACAAGTATCCAGTTGGTTCATGCATCACACTCCAACGGTTGTGGAAAACTATCTATGAGAATTTGAATTCTCCAATGCCTTTAGATCGGCCACATGTTGAATTTTAACCGATTAATTGGAGAAGTCACTTGAATAATATACTTTATAtaaatatgaaattcaaatttatagtGCAACTACTCACTTTGTATGAAatgatttttgaggccaaaaatgGTCTCTTGAACATTCATCCCATGACTAATGCTAATGCTTAGCTATTTTCAAAATAAGACATATAATTCCAACTAATATAGAAGAGATGCTTGCTTTGCATTATATCCCTGGAAATTGGAAGAACAATATTAATTTATCTTTTAAGCCAAcaatcaaaattatatatatactcATTTAAAGGAACCGAAATAACggtacgattttctcttctttccaTTATCATCTCCGAAGCTCCTATGTACCTAACTCTTAATAAAGCTTTTGTGTCACTTGCTATCGATGGTGTGGGATTTGGTGGTGCCAGCTATGAAGTAGTTGTAAGACTTTTGCCTGGTGTACGATTAAAAATTATTCGAGCTTGTAAGACATCTATATCCTTGGTTCATCACAAGGTTTATTCGTTGCCCTTTTGGCCGGAACAAGTTGAATTAATTGCCTTGCATTGAGCATTTTAATATTGTTTTAAGGTTTATTTCTAATCAATTACATAGTTTCATGAAAGAATCCATTTTCAAAATGCTATTGAATGTTTTCAGTACTTGCTTTACAATGCAAGGACTAAATAAATCAAGTCATGGAACCATTAGAAAACACTGTCGGGACAACACAACTTCAAAAAAAATCCTCTTGCGAATCTTCATCACTGCAAAACAACAAACAACTGCACCACTAAAGATGCCCGCCCAACATTTTGACTTGTATAGCCCTTCAGTTCTTACGTGATCTGGGGATCCATTCATTTAGCGTATCTTCGCTGTGGAAATTTTGGTCAAATTTAATACAATTTAGCGTGTTAATGGACGTAGTCTTGGGTCGGGCTCCATTTGGTTGGCCGGTCACGAAGGTGACGGGATCGGCCGACATCACCCCGAGGGAGCCGGTTCTCGCGTTGATTTATCCCCAATCCTGGGCTTGTGTTCGGAAGCGCAACCAGCGCCTCTCGAATCGCACATTATCTCCGGGTCCCACGTCGCTCAATAAACCAGAACACGACACGTCATCCCATAACTCCTGTTTGCTGTGAGTGCCAAATAACGAAGCCCTCAACCAATCCGCATAATCCCTGACGTCACCGAGGCGGACGGGGTCCACGCGACCGAGAGGCTGATGCGCGCCCACGTCATCGCCACTCGACCGCGACGTCCTCCTGATATCCAGAGGGAGTGGGCGCCGATGGGTAACTGCCGCTGACGTCGTGCGTGGGGCCGCATGACGCCACCCATGCGGTAATTTGATGGTTATATACCCTGCCACTCCTCCCCAATCCCAAACAAACTGctccgtctctctctctctctttctcgctctctGGCTTTCTAGAATGCAACAAGCGATCCCGTGCAACAGCGGTCGGACGTGGTTTGCTCCCACGGCGGCGAGTAACGGCGTCGTCCACGTGACGGTGAAAGACCGTCCGTCCGTCGACGGGCCGTCGACGTCGTCCTCGTCGTCGGacggtggtggtggtggaggagGTGGCGGGGGGATGAGGAGGCTGGTGGCGGAGAACCCGGTGCTGGTGGTGGGGCGGCGGGGATGCTGCATGTGCCACGTGGTGAAGCGCCTTCTGCTGGGGCTGGGAGTCAACCCGGCGGtgttcgaggtggcggaggacgccGAGGCGGCGCTGGTGGATGAGCTGGCGGAGATCGCCGGCGGCAGTGGGGTTCGACAGCAGGTGCTGTTCCCGGCGGTGTTCATCGGGGGGAGGCTGGTGGGAGGGATCGATCGGCTCATGGCCGTCCACATCTCCGGCGACCTCGTGCCAATCTTAAAGGAAGCCGGAGCACTCTGGCTCTAAAAAGTTTCCCTCTTTATATATATAACTTCTTTTTTCGctctttaatttcaatttttcgtTTTGGTTTCGGAgtgtaattttattttaattatggtTTGAAGGATAGATGGTAGGGCGTCGAGCGTGTCAAAGGCCGCAATTTGTGTGGTTCAGGGAGAAACACgattttattttaaggaggggCGGGATCTTTTTTTGTAAATTACTAAATTTTGTGTAGAATAATGTGGATTAATAAATGGTGATATCTACTTCTCCTTGGACACGTGCTGTGGCAAAGATAGTTTTGGGTCTTGTTAAAATGAGCCCGACATCAAGCACTGGCATGTCGAAAAAGTGGAGAAGTTCGTTAGTGGAGGAGAAGGGGACTTATGCTTGGCACGTGTGGCAGCTCCTTGGCAACGTGCCACCGCTTGTTTAGCAGAGCGGTACCCAGCATCCAATAGCATCTCAAAGTTTTTAGCCTCATGTCTCCCCGCTATTTCCCTAAGTTCACAGGTTCGCGGAGATGGAGACTTACCTCAGCTGAgaaggcgagagagagagagagaagaaatatgaaaaagtttttttttttttttttgatgattaaaaAGGGGGGAATTAAACATCAAGTCCATTGCCTTCTGATGAATTATAATGTTGCCACCGTCACaagtttatcaaaaaaaaaaaaaagaaaagaaaggttgCAACAAGAAACGAAAGCTCCATACCATGGCACAAGGGGATGGTTTGGGAAAGAGGTTGGATCCTTCAAGCGAAAGGAGGCTTCACCTTCCTTCCCGCCCATCCACCGTTGGAGTGTCCCTCGCACATATCTCAAAGCGCTCCAACTCCATCATTTGTCATCTGCACATATCTCAGAGCGAGAAGGTGAATGCTTCCTTCTTGCGGAGGGTACTACTAGGATCCGATTGTTACAGCACATGGAATTGGTGCTGTGTACATGATGGTGTTGTTATGTGAAGCATCGATCATCACGTGAAACTGAGTAACGGGGCTTCTTTCTGGTGAATGTAAAATGACGGACAATCCAGAAACAAACATCAactttttttcgaaaaaaaataaaGGTATTATGATACCCACCATGTAGCCATGTAAATTTAATGGGCAGAAAACAGGGACATCTTTTTACTAGAGAGGGAATGAAATATTTGGATCCCAAAATCTGAGAAAACATCATTCAGGTTACTAATCTGGTACTCCAAATGAATCAGGTATGCAACTACTAGATTGTTGCCTAGTCACTTaatgaaaaatcaaaatattaataGAGATTAGTTACCAATCCATGCATAAATGACAATTTATTTTTAGTAATTATAGAGGCCAGAGGGTAGGCCATTGTGCAACGTTAAGGTTGTTCAATTGTGATCAAGGTGCCATATATTTGAAATATGGAATAGTCTCTATAAAGCTGCATACATCTAATCTTTTTTTGAGATGAAAGCCTGTGCATTAGGATGCCTCTTTTTCTTGCAGTGACGGAGGCTTAAAAAGAGACGTATGTTCAAGGAAAAAATAAATTGGCACCCTCCACTCCAAAGCAATGTTCAAGGAAAAAGAGACATATGGACCATGGAGATCCATGGTTTAATGTTGCAGATTGGTTTATAGTTGAATGGTTGGGACTTATTTACGTGGGAAGAGGTTCTTCGTTGAAATTTTTGGTAGTATTATTTTGTAAGTGCTTTGACCaagataattaaattctaattttgtTCAATAAAAAAGATCACTCATGATCAAGATAATATGTCATCATTGGAGGAAGGTGGAGGTGGGGGAATGGACCACATACTTCTAATTTGATTTTACCGTGGCCGCAATGCTGATCATCAAGTCGACACATGGTGGTGGATTTCTGGCGGTCCAAACGTAGCCAGGTGCCTTCCGAGGTTACTTTACCCATGCTTCCGTATGAAAGCAGCCAATTACGTTCCGTATGAATCAAATTTCTAGATAAACATGCAGGTGTAACCTAGACGGATCAAATGCTGTCCAACTACACAAAGTTTGTAGTGCTTAGACTCAAACAAACAGAGCAAAAAGGGAAGCCAAATCAAGAACAAATTAAGAAACCTCATATGAAAGCTATGGTCAGGGCTTAACTTTAGTGGTTGGCACTTGGGGGAAGGTTTCTATAATTACGTGAGGTAATTAAACTTTGTTTATGCACTTGTTAGTTATCTAATTCTAAAGAACAAATGCATGGTTCCTTTTTAAGTAGAAAAAGGAAATAGCTTGTTCAGCGAATGCATATATTTGTCAATCCCCACGTAAACAAAGCACCAAAATTTCAAAGCTCAGTTACCTCTAGGAGAAGGTTCGGCACCGAAAGTTACCGGAACTTGCTTGCAAGGACAAACCCAGTATCATACGGCAAGGGGCTCTGCGGTCAACCACAACCATCACACGAGATATAGAGGTATTAGTTTAAAGAGTAAACGCGCTAAGCGAGAGCCATGAGCACGAGGCATGACAGAAGGGACTAGTTCACACCTTATCTCTATAAAGGTCAAATTGCCCAAAGAATCTTTGTGGAGAACTAGCCTGGACGAAGAAAAGCTGGAACAAAACGCGACAACATGCACACGTTATCACAAGGCTAGCAAGAAAGAAGTCAGTCAACCAATGCTTTTTTAGCTGCCAAGAGTGTGGTTATTGGTTGCTCTTGGGAATTTAATCTGTAGCTTCTCCTAGAGGATGAGAACTAAGTTATATTTAATTAGAGCTTAGGCTTAGCTATATAGAAAATAACGTGATTGACTTAGACTGCTCAGAGGACCAGATAGTGGATCTATGGATAGCCCCCGTGAAAGTGGGAATAGAAAAAGTAGGACAAACGGAGAGGTACATGAACCGTCCAaccaggaagaaaaagaaaaaagaagagaggggagTTCCCTGAATCCTGCTTGGTGGTCCAAACCATACAGCTCATGAACAAAGACTTTTGAGAGTAGGAAATCTGCTTAAGAGAGAACCAGCAAGGACAGAACACAAGTTGGTTAAACAAGGCAAACTGCGAAGTAATCTGTATTACAGAAGGATACTTAATTAACATGGGAAATAATCATTAACAGAATCTGCAGaattagaaatccatcaagacatcatctctcaattttttttaaataccgAAAATATATTTAGAAAAATTTCAGATATCGTAGGCTTGAGAAATACATGCGAGATGAAGCCATGACGATGACAAACAAGATTAGGAGGACAACATTTTGATCAAGGTAAGGCCACCGACTCAGCTGTTGCCATGGAATAGAAGCTGGACACTTGGCAGGTAAACAGACTCAGGATCCCCTTAGCTTGATATATCTGAAGCTTGTTTTTCTCATGAACAATCTGCAAAACTCCCGAATTGTTGGAGAGACGAGTCACCAGGTTGAAATCCATCGTGAGTGATACACTATCAACAGATAACAGCTCATGCTGCAACATTTTAGAGAACTAAAGAGCCACGAAATTACCTGAGAAGGGAAATAGCAGAGCAGGATTATGAGAAAAACAGCAGGATATGATAACTACTGCATTCCGCAATCCTTACGGTTCTCCAGTTCAGCTGTCTAGGAATCCCTCTGCTGGAAGGATTAATTTGTGAGTAGCATATTTGCAATGGCTCAGTGCCATCCAGATCAATTTGCTGGATGATTTGATAATATCCTGTTCTTCAGATTGCAAATGATTCTTAAAGTGTGTCGAACCATGAACCGAAGTCATCCACAGGTTTTGAGCCTAAGGGAGAATGGGAAGGAAAGTTCATTGTTGATGTTGTTCCCTGCTTTTCTGGGTATGCCATGTTCTTCTCTTCTTCAAGGCAAAGAGAGGCTTCTGCAAGCAAATCGTCAATTAAATCATCAAGACTTGCAGCTCTGCCTACTTGCTTTGAGGAATTAGAGTCGCCTGGGGGTTTGGAACCCAAAAGTGACTGAAAAGAAACATTGAAAGTTGCATATTTCTGGTCATTCAGGGCAGCTTCTGCAAGCAAATCATCAATTGCATCAACTAGAGCTGTACCAGCATTATTGCCCGAGGAGTGGGATCTTGGCCAACAGAAAATGGACTCACATGGGTTGATGAATTAAATGTTGCACTTCGAGAAGTTGAAGCATTGTCAATGATTCTATCCATGCAGGAGCTAGAAAGACTAGTTTCACTAAATGAGCCGAGAAGCACATCAAGCTCTTCTTCTGCTGCTGGAGCTTCAAACCTGGAGGTTTTATTCTGTTTCAAGTCTGGATCAGTATGAAGGCCAAGGTGTGACATGGGTCCCTGAATTTCTCTGCTGCCAGACCGCCCTGGAGGTATTGAACCGGTAGTTGCATTAAGCTTGGTAGCCTGTTCTGTAGAAGTTTGGGGTTGACATTCCTCCAGCACTGTTTCTTGCATGATTCCATGAACATCACAATTCACAAGAATTGCAAAGATTAGTTTGGCCATCTGCAAATTTGCCCAACTCTGCCTCATGGAGAAATCTTGCTGGAGTCAAGCTGTATTTATGTTCACTCACTATTGGTGCGCCTGATTGCTCAGATATCTGGTACGCTTTTGATTTGTCGATCTGCTACAGCAACAACCAAGAAGGATCATAAAGGATGACTTAAAATGATCATTTTCCTAGAAAGCTTAACAAAGAGTACATATTACATAGCCACTACTGACATCATCTTCCAATAACACCAAACCGCACCAATTGAAACCACACCACCTGCCACTGAAGTTCATACATTTTGGGACCATTCAAAGCATTGGTGAAAAACCATTCTTGAAGAATTTTATATGTGGCAGAGTATAGCTTAATTTCGGCCTACCATGTTGCTTCCCTGGTATGATACGGCACCCATAACAGTGTATCGGTGTGCATACATACATCATTCATTGATAGGTCCACATATACCAGCTGACTGACTCAGATGATGTCCTAACTAGGGGATGTAAAGGATTTACTCAAACAGAGCGCTCTATGTTAACCAGTGTCATGACAATCTTAGGTAACTCAACCATTTCCAACTCCCAAATAATGATTACTATCAACAAAATCATGCCGCTTGGTATTTCAAAATCTACTCTTTATATTACCCATCTCAACAACTAACAAATCACTCCTGAGTATTTACTTAAGAAGCCAGGTAAATGATATACAGTAGTGGCATGCccttttttttggtacaagtaGTGACATGCTTTTGATCTGGTATAGCTACAACATATCAGTAGCATGCTAATGTTGGAAAGAAAAATTGGGTTTTTTTGGTAATCACCAACACATTTTTTGAAAGTAGTCGTGGCTAAATTGCCTGGTCTAAATTGTTGCCATGCGATACATGTGTCTTCATAAGAGGTACTTATCATAGTCCTTAACAATCCAACAAAATACAGCATGGACTGTTTGTTAGATCGAAACATTACTCTATATCAAAGACAACTGATGAATTAATTTAGGTTCATTGACAAGTGACTTACTTATTTGCTTGACGTAACAATACCTATTAACTGTCATATTAACACAAGAAAGTGATTAGCCAACTTTGTATCAAGACAATAACTTGGCAATTACTTAGAGAATACATTCTTCATGTGTCTTTCAAAATTTacaaaatctttataatttttacgGCCTGCTTGAGTTCTTAGGACCAGCCAGATTCATACTTACATGCATACCTGCCAGATCTTCAAGCTCCAATAAAACTTACGATCTCTCTACATTTTATGACACAATTCACAGCTTGTCCTCATTTAAggaaattaaatacaaaatcttTTTATGGTGAACCCCATATTCGCTGTTCACTTCAAAATCAAGGAAAATATAGCTCACACATCTATAGTAACACTCACTACCACCTTTATGTTGAGAAATTTGTAATGGCACTCGATGCAACAAAAGTCCCGAACATTTGGGCGCAGTCAATGAAAACATGGCACATAGGAAAAGGTTCTACCACCTCAGGATTGATATGGTGTAGGAAAAAAAATTTACCTCAACTGATTATACAGAGCTAGAAAGCATACCTTAAACAAGCAGTTGAATTCTGCAAACTGGTGGATATGGATCTCATAATTGCACTCCTAACTGATACCTAGGCATGACCCCCCCCAACCGTTCTACCCGCACTGAGCCTCTCTAGGATCCATTTCACTTAGTAAAAAGGGTCTTGAGAGGGTTCTCTCCAACCCTCATACCATTACATGAACTTGGGAGAGagaatttgaaagagaagagagatttctcattatttttattatttagccTGGCTCCCCTTTCCCTATTTATAGAAGAGGGAGGGCGCAAAATGCTAAAGCCAAACCTGCCTCATCTTCCTCTCCTAGTCGAACTAGGAGGGAGATTTGGGGGCATATAGAACAAGGGAGAGAAACCCACTTAAGTGGTGCCCCTTTTTCTTTCTCACATatatgagaaagagagggggCACTCTCACTAAGGTGCTGTCCCCTCTCTTCTCACTTGCATGAGATAAAAGGAACCAGTCTCTTTAAGTAAGCCTCCACTCACTTCTTCAGCAATGGGTAAGCCTCCACTCACTTCTTCAGCAATAGGCTCAATAAGGTCGGGTAACACGTCTAATTTAGAGCCCAAAAATCTCAAACTAATAAGCGTGCAACATATACCGAGCCCAATACTCCATTATAATGGACCGATATCATATATAGAGCCAAATAAATATCTCTAATAGCTTATAAAGCTAATTCTGGTAGTCCAATTATGTGATGAACTACAATAATCTCCTAAAGGCTGAATTAATGAGtccagatctatgcatgcaaatcaaGGATCTTGCCAGCTGCATGCACAATTTCCAGAATAGGTTGAATCAACTATAAAGCGCATGGAAAAATACCGATAGACTAGATTTGAGACTTTGATCAAAGATCATTAGGTGTATGATGAATTAACACTTGATTAATCAGACCTATCACATCATATATGACCTGTAATACTTAAGATTGTAAGTCACCTGGAAAGCAGTGTTATGACACATCTCCAAAGTTGGATGTGAGATAAAATCCTTCCATATAATATCACATGGATTTGCGATTCCATCCTTTCACTACAACCAACAGCTCATGTTGGTCATCGGGAAAACAATCATGAACTGTGCAATCCATAATCGACAAATATCTATCAGGCCATGAGTTAACCAAGCACCGGAAACACTTTTTTCTCCAAAATATTTGCAAAAACCATAAATAtactatataattattttatttgaaaaataaattattatcagAACACTTCTCTCGATTTATTTTTGCTTGGTTGTTTTTTGGACGAACAAATTATTATCCCGATACAAGTGATGGTCGGCATCTCACATGATTTCAGCATAATCTTATACATCCAATAAGCCACCACATACAAACTTGTATCGTAGTCAGATCAATCAGCTATCAAGGTGACTCGATTCATGCCAGTTTACATGGAACCCTCAGGTCATAGGATATGCAAAGGCTATTATACGATAAGAACATCATCGATCATGACAGTGTAGTTTTAGTTAGGTGTGCTCTCAAACTAGCCAGTCGACGTGATGTCTCACAACCAAGTGTTAATGTGGAGTCTTTCCTCTGACAACCGAGAAATGGTTACCACTATTTCATCATCTACCATCAACAGCCATATAAATCAAGTCTCCCAACATCATCCTTCATTTCGACAGTTTAAGGAATAAGAAACCAGTCTTAGTTCTGCTTCAATGGACAATCAATCAGCTAAATCTTCCACATTGTTCCTATAGATCTTAGGTATCTAATACCAAAGAGACATCACATGGTATTATAATTTTCCCAAAAATATGTATGAATAAAATAAGAGAATTATTAATGtctcaaaaaaataatatcttatatGAAAAACATGGCTTTGCTAGGGCACCAATTTCAACAATCAGCTCTATATGGATAATGCACTACAGGCAACTGAAATATCAGTGTTTGGTTGAATCCAACATCTCTTAGATAGATTGCCGTTTTAAAGGTTTCTAAAAATAGTCATCTTAATCAGGAGAGAGGCATTATTACTGTGAATGGTTACAAAGAACCACAGACATGAAAATTCATGAATGATTAATTCACATGGCCACCCAATCTGGAAAAGGCTTGGTCACAAGTAAAGAACTTAAAAGCAGAGGCATAATGCAGATCACATATTTACAAAGTTAAGGCTTGTAACTAAAATTGGCAGGAAAAAGCAAACCCATGATAGTTATGCTTACCAGCCCTTCAGGTAATAAATCTTCTTCAACAAATAGCCTCTGTGAAAGCTTTAGTTTTGATAACTGTGCAGCAAGTGCATGCAAATCCATGGAGAGAAAAGATACCTGACATATAAAATGAAATACATTCAAAAGACAGAGCAAAATGGCAAAACAGAAGTCCATTGCAAGAGGAAGGGGATCTGGGATTTTCCTTCATGAGGCCATTAGATGCATCATAAAAACAGCGTCAGTTAAATAATATAATGATTCAATTCATAGAAAGGAAAATGCATACAAATTGAATTTGAGATCAGTATCAACTACCAGACCGAATCCAAAGTTACTTTGGGTATCATGTTCATTTGAACTTGCGACTGGTATCAAATTTACATTATGCACCAATACTTTCCTGGGAGATTGAAATTAATATATTTGAATGCAATCAATGTTTACCATAAAAATTCACAagttaaatatcaaaattatcgatAATTAATATCGCTTGCTGATTATATATAACTCAAGAATATCATAAGATTTTAGGCCCAACATTAATATAAACATTGTAAACTAACTTGGTTATCCATACAATGTGAATGATTAAATTCATATGTTCATATATGGATCATATTAGGTATATAATTTCAGACCTAGAAAAAGAAGCAAATTGGTTAAAGTAAAACAACTACTGGCATCTACAAACACTACCTATTCAGGACTCCGTAATCAGTCATTCTGTTTACAGATATTTTGGTTCAGAATTCAGATTATGCCAAAGCAATGGTGAAATGTAAAAACACCATGTTGCACTCATATTGCACTCACCAGTCTGAACTTTGAGGTAGTCCGTGACCTTGCCTTTGGTCAAAATAAAGCAATTTTTATGTAATGATATTTGATAAGGGACCTCTCATATGCTAATAATATAATGGTGTGAATGAGATCCAGGCAAGGTTGTTTCAAGTTTAGAAGCTATCACATATGTGATGGCATTAAATGATCCACCTTGATTTCAAGAAACTGCCCATGATTTCTTTTGTCTTTCTATGATATTGCaattctcccctctccctctaaGTTTTCAAAGTATGGTTTCATCTTCTCATATTTATGAAAGGCTCAAATAGACAGCTGATGTAGCATCCCAATTACAAAAGGGACCTTCTTGGAAACAAAAAGGTTATGAGCTTATGGATGACAGATGGGGGAGTGAAGGGGCAGTGCATGAACAGAAAAATATgaccataaggcttactatatggtcgctagaatcaattttaaaatttgactTTGTTGGTAGTGTGCAATATGTGGGGATTAGTCCTAGAAAGAACTCTAAAACTCTCAGACTCATTAATTTTATTAGGATGACATAGATACCTACATCCTTATTATCTCACATGCCCTAATTCTAGGAGAGGACAAACAGATACCAAGATCTAGAGCGAATAGTGCTACTTACATAAGGCATTCCTAATTCCTTATTTTTCTTGTGGAGGCTGCCACCATTGCACCAGACTCACCCTGCCTCTCCCTGGGGAGATTCGCCTTCACTGCTGCTTGCAACAGAAAATGCTAAATCATCATTCTGTAACATGAACCCTCTAC
Coding sequences within it:
- the LOC105036995 gene encoding monothiol glutaredoxin-S9 — its product is MQQAIPCNSGRTWFAPTAASNGVVHVTVKDRPSVDGPSTSSSSSDGGGGGGGGGGMRRLVAENPVLVVGRRGCCMCHVVKRLLLGLGVNPAVFEVAEDAEAALVDELAEIAGGSGVRQQVLFPAVFIGGRLVGGIDRLMAVHISGDLVPILKEAGALWL